In the genome of Polaribacter atrinae, one region contains:
- a CDS encoding SusC/RagA family TonB-linked outer membrane protein, translating into MKKYYLILILALGFTSYSIAQVNVSGTVVSDADGIPIPNVSVVLKGQINTGTVTDFDGVFSINLNDENGVLIFSYLGYETKEVLYSGNQKLNIILKEEANSLDEVVIVGYGSQKRSDVTGAISSVKSEDFNQGVVANAGQLLQGKVAGVNVSSSSGEPGATQDVVIRGVGSLRSGTTPLYIVDGFALDNSGNGIATNPLNFINPQDIESIEVLKDASSTAIYGSRAANGVIVITTKKGKKGRNKVNINVSSGFSTLANKVDVFTADEFRANVTAVNGTLIDGGASTNWQDELTRTAVSKNINFSMSGGTENSSYAASVGVDDQEGILRNSNLKRYSGRLNLTQKAIDDKFNVTFNLTATKLDNTRPNSGSVVSDMLSLNPTDSPYENGELKGNLSNDILNPFIGEIIYGDYTNNNRILANISPSYKIAKGLTYKLNVGVDYSITERDVQYMPYATETNTTLGSLNTATTKNNNTLIENTLTYNFYKKLSSFTFLLGYTYQQTEVNQKQFYLEGFPDNGVEPRYQIETANQQTTQSAYATKNELQSFFGRVNYTFNDKYLMTATMRADGSSKFGENNKYGYFPSVALGWNINKEGFLKDSENINNLKLRASWGQTGSQEIPSKITQASYTESNTDNNTYPLDSSASDLGGYPYGSIFTRLANPDIQWEVSTQTNIGLDFGLFRNKLTGTVDYFSKVTDNILLEVSPTDPIVPVSSYWTNIPNMEIRNNGVEIALDYNNTINKDFSYNIGGNISITKNEVVNSPYQILTTGAAQGSGQTGATINGVLNGEAIGTFYVQEFIGIGEDGLNQFTDINNDGEILDDDRIVAGNALPDYIYAFYLNFNYKKFDLGLNFNGAGGNKIYNHVAMSSFNKGNLANSFNTTGRAVEYLDESATNSNLVSTRYLEDGDFLRLNNATLAYNFTPEALGLGDNIKNLRLSITGQNLFVITDYSGFDPEINTGSPVGGIQTFGIDYYSYPKSRTILLSLNVEF; encoded by the coding sequence ATGAAAAAATATTATTTAATTTTAATACTTGCATTAGGCTTTACTTCCTATTCAATTGCGCAAGTTAACGTGTCTGGAACCGTAGTTTCTGATGCAGATGGAATACCAATACCTAATGTTTCTGTTGTTTTAAAAGGACAGATTAATACAGGAACTGTAACAGATTTTGATGGAGTTTTCTCTATCAATTTAAATGATGAAAATGGCGTTTTAATATTTTCATATTTAGGTTATGAGACTAAAGAAGTTCTTTATTCTGGAAACCAAAAATTAAATATTATTTTAAAAGAAGAAGCAAATTCTTTGGATGAAGTTGTTATAGTAGGTTATGGATCCCAAAAAAGATCTGATGTAACTGGAGCAATTTCTTCTGTAAAAAGTGAAGATTTTAATCAAGGAGTTGTTGCAAATGCTGGTCAACTTTTACAAGGTAAAGTTGCTGGTGTAAACGTATCTTCTTCTAGTGGTGAGCCTGGTGCTACACAAGATGTTGTTATTAGAGGTGTTGGTAGCTTACGTTCTGGTACAACTCCGCTTTATATTGTAGATGGTTTTGCTTTAGATAATTCTGGTAATGGTATTGCTACTAATCCATTAAACTTTATAAACCCACAAGATATAGAAAGTATAGAAGTTTTAAAAGACGCTTCTTCAACTGCAATTTATGGTTCTAGAGCAGCCAATGGTGTTATTGTAATTACTACTAAAAAAGGAAAAAAAGGAAGAAACAAAGTAAACATAAACGTCTCTAGTGGTTTTTCTACGTTAGCAAATAAAGTTGATGTTTTTACTGCTGATGAATTTAGAGCTAATGTAACTGCCGTAAATGGTACTTTAATTGATGGAGGAGCATCTACAAATTGGCAAGATGAATTAACAAGAACTGCGGTGTCAAAAAACATTAACTTTTCTATGAGTGGAGGTACAGAAAATTCTTCTTATGCAGCTTCTGTAGGTGTCGATGATCAAGAGGGTATTTTAAGAAACAGTAACTTAAAACGTTATTCTGGTCGTTTAAATTTAACTCAAAAAGCAATTGACGATAAATTTAATGTTACTTTTAATTTAACAGCTACTAAATTAGACAATACTAGACCTAATTCTGGCAGTGTTGTAAGTGATATGTTAAGTCTTAATCCAACAGACTCTCCTTATGAAAATGGTGAATTAAAAGGAAATTTAAGTAACGATATTTTAAATCCTTTTATTGGAGAAATAATTTATGGAGATTACACAAATAACAACCGTATTTTGGCTAATATTTCTCCTTCTTATAAAATTGCAAAAGGTTTAACTTATAAATTAAATGTTGGTGTAGATTATTCTATTACAGAAAGAGATGTGCAATACATGCCTTATGCAACAGAAACAAATACAACTTTAGGTAGCTTAAATACAGCTACAACTAAAAACAATAATACTCTTATAGAGAATACATTAACATATAATTTTTATAAAAAATTAAGTAGTTTTACTTTTCTATTGGGATATACCTACCAACAAACTGAAGTAAATCAAAAACAATTTTATTTAGAAGGTTTTCCAGATAACGGAGTAGAGCCAAGATATCAAATAGAAACGGCAAACCAGCAAACAACTCAGTCTGCTTACGCTACTAAAAATGAGTTACAATCTTTCTTTGGTAGAGTAAATTATACTTTTAATGATAAATATTTAATGACTGCAACAATGCGTGCAGATGGTTCTTCTAAATTTGGAGAAAATAATAAATACGGATATTTTCCTTCTGTTGCCTTAGGATGGAACATTAATAAAGAAGGTTTCTTAAAAGATTCTGAAAACATCAACAACTTAAAATTAAGAGCAAGTTGGGGGCAAACTGGTAGTCAAGAAATTCCTTCTAAAATAACGCAAGCAAGTTATACAGAAAGTAATACTGACAACAACACATATCCATTAGACTCTAGTGCTTCTGATCTAGGTGGTTACCCTTACGGATCTATATTTACACGTTTGGCAAACCCAGATATTCAGTGGGAAGTTTCTACACAAACCAATATTGGTTTAGATTTTGGTTTATTTCGTAACAAGTTAACAGGTACTGTAGATTATTTTAGTAAAGTTACAGACAATATTTTATTAGAGGTTTCTCCTACAGACCCTATTGTTCCAGTTTCTAGTTATTGGACTAACATTCCTAATATGGAAATTAGAAACAACGGAGTTGAAATTGCCTTAGATTACAACAATACTATCAATAAAGACTTCTCTTATAATATTGGAGGTAACATTTCTATTACTAAAAACGAAGTTGTAAATTCTCCTTATCAAATATTAACAACAGGAGCCGCACAAGGTTCAGGACAAACAGGAGCTACAATTAATGGTGTTTTAAACGGAGAAGCTATTGGTACTTTTTACGTTCAAGAGTTTATCGGAATTGGAGAGGATGGTTTAAATCAATTTACAGACATTAATAATGATGGTGAAATTTTAGATGATGATCGTATTGTAGCAGGTAATGCCTTGCCAGATTATATTTATGCATTCTACTTAAATTTTAACTACAAAAAATTCGATTTAGGTTTAAACTTTAATGGAGCTGGTGGTAATAAAATTTACAACCACGTTGCTATGTCTTCTTTTAACAAAGGGAATTTAGCCAATTCTTTTAACACAACAGGTAGAGCTGTAGAATATTTAGATGAATCAGCAACAAATTCTAACTTAGTTTCTACAAGATATTTAGAAGACGGAGATTTTTTAAGATTAAACAATGCAACTTTAGCATACAATTTTACACCAGAAGCATTAGGTCTTGGAGATAATATTAAAAATCTTCGTTTATCAATTACAGGTCAAAATTTATTTGTGATAACAGATTACAGTGGTTTCGATCCAGAAATTAATACAGGAAGTCCTGTTGGAGGTATTCAAACTTTTGGTATTGACTATTACAGTTACCCAAAAAGTAGAACTATCCTTTTAAGTCTAAATGTAGAATTTTAA
- a CDS encoding dipeptidase codes for MNTIQSYIKDNKQRFLNELIELLKIPSVSADSAYKKDVLLTADFVLESLKKAGCDNVEMCETPGYPIIYGEKIIDKNLPTVLVYGHYDVQPADPIELWTSPPFEPVIKNTEIHPEGAIFARGACDDKGQMYMHVKALEYMTSTGNLPCNVKFMIEGEEEVGSESLAWFVPRNTEKLANDVIIISDTGMIANDIPSITTGLRGLSYVEVEVTGPNRDLHSGLYGGAVANPINILTKMIASLHDENNHITIPGFYDNVEELSTEERAEMAKAPFSLEKYKDALKIGDVHGEAGYSTNERNAIRPTLDVNGIWGGYTGEGAKTVIASKAFAKISMRLVPNQDWKEITELFKKHFESIAPKSVTVLVKPHHGGQGYVTPIDNTAYKAASKAYETSFGKTPIPQRSGGSIPIVALFEQHLKSKTILMGFGLDSDAIHSPNEHFGVWNYLKGIETIPYFYKYFTEMSK; via the coding sequence ATGAATACCATTCAATCTTACATAAAAGACAACAAACAACGCTTCTTAAACGAACTCATAGAACTCCTTAAAATCCCTTCTGTTAGTGCAGATTCGGCTTATAAGAAAGACGTTTTACTAACGGCTGATTTTGTTTTAGAAAGTTTAAAAAAAGCAGGTTGCGACAACGTAGAAATGTGTGAAACTCCAGGATATCCTATTATTTATGGAGAAAAAATCATCGACAAAAACTTACCAACCGTATTAGTTTACGGTCATTATGATGTACAACCGGCAGATCCAATAGAACTTTGGACGTCTCCACCATTTGAACCAGTAATTAAAAATACAGAAATTCATCCAGAAGGAGCAATATTTGCTCGTGGTGCTTGCGATGATAAAGGACAAATGTATATGCACGTAAAAGCATTAGAATACATGACATCTACCGGAAACTTACCTTGTAACGTAAAATTTATGATAGAAGGTGAAGAAGAAGTAGGTTCTGAAAGTTTAGCTTGGTTTGTACCAAGAAATACAGAAAAATTAGCCAATGATGTTATTATAATATCTGACACAGGTATGATTGCCAACGACATCCCTTCTATTACAACAGGTTTACGTGGTTTAAGTTATGTAGAAGTAGAAGTTACAGGACCAAATAGAGATTTACATTCAGGTTTATACGGAGGCGCAGTTGCAAACCCTATCAATATTTTAACCAAAATGATTGCCTCGTTACACGACGAGAACAACCACATTACCATTCCTGGTTTTTATGACAACGTAGAAGAATTATCTACAGAAGAAAGAGCAGAAATGGCAAAAGCTCCTTTTTCTTTAGAGAAATATAAAGATGCCTTAAAAATAGGTGATGTTCACGGAGAGGCAGGTTATTCTACCAACGAGCGCAATGCAATTAGACCAACTTTAGATGTAAACGGAATTTGGGGTGGTTATACTGGCGAAGGTGCAAAAACAGTAATTGCAAGCAAAGCATTTGCTAAAATATCTATGAGATTAGTGCCAAATCAAGATTGGAAAGAGATTACAGAGCTCTTCAAAAAACATTTCGAAAGCATAGCTCCTAAATCTGTAACGGTACTTGTAAAACCACATCATGGCGGACAAGGGTACGTAACTCCAATAGATAATACGGCATACAAAGCAGCTAGCAAAGCCTATGAAACCAGCTTTGGTAAAACGCCTATTCCTCAAAGAAGTGGTGGTAGTATTCCTATTGTTGCTTTATTTGAGCAACATTTAAAAAGCAAGACTATTTTAATGGGCTTCGGTTTAGATTCTGATGCCATTCACTCACCAAACGAACATTTTGGGGTGTGGAATTACCTAAAAGGGATTGAAACGATTCCTTATTTCTATAAATATTTTACAGAGATGTCTAAATAA
- a CDS encoding two-component regulator propeller domain-containing protein, translating to MTRVVLFFFFITLQTFSQQIKFDNFSIYEGLSNNSVKDIENDINGGLWIATWDGLNYFDGYTFTSFKHDINNNHSIAGNYISKVKQDIKGTIWIITEDTKISRYLGNKKFKNYTFKNKPIDISVTKDGNILVHTKNNCYEFVAGQFQETNRIISKTNNNALNNILLTKYPNIIINDVLKDKTGNIWYATRKNGLFIIKNILDKANKYHIENYTKDPYSKESFKSNEVETLHEDYFGNIWLGLKDGGISMAYSNSDKIASIVPHPINSPNIPNETLRAITKDLEGKLWLGYYTKGLYNYNSTSKNYKEFIIKEATNEPDWKRIRSLFTASDGTIWAGTYAGIIRIKKNGDYNLYNSKNNINIPNNRNYSIYEDNNKQLWVACWGGVAKFNLITNNFESFIGQDLIRKYHIRNLKFIDNELILATENNGLQLLDISKGKLKTIETQNNLSHYHKEQKSNLKSNNKGLKLIDIKNGELQSINTNKGLLSNSIYAVYKDEKTNYYWIASLGGLSVFSKEKGIIKNITEKEGLPSQLIYGVLDHKEQVWLSTTKGIVVIDKKSFEVKTFHPKGGWQVSEFSEGAYYQDAKGDLFFGGINGLNYFNPSNIQFNNTKAKIKLLVDDNENYSPKIIKSHNKNQISIDLIPIRFPKKTEKNIYYKLEGLDSIWTLLDINNKINYQNLTSGNYNFLLKEGKENDEELFFSLQIKKAFYKTNLFYVLLSVFILITAIILIYLKNLRTKSLQKDLEKKILIRTNVIENQKKDLEVINNQLDEKNKEILRQKETLLKLHNNLKNEDFEVEKFKTFVLSEFQEPVSKILKTANCLSENSHDKKTILEETNKMVNLISEWNYLSHVKEIGAIKTSVINLFPVLKNSINKLEESLQNNKVDFNFNIDTSINWVEIDVLRFRLMLQYFFNDINKYSDNSSKLNLKINYKNSFVVVEISSNSDLLKNNWYSVLHYSPYFKALQTLLVDLKGKLINYNLDKEFKIALQIPITKINPKDKSIETISWKHFNQQENLSADKKNVLIFSDEENFAAANQILEHNNYNLIFENSANNLNSITKQIQIHIVVIYQVSFSKDLLYFINNSDVTKNKKIAIIYISEEINYELREQSIEFGVDTLIQLPVSESFILKKIDSLINRKNISIEENKFQEKIFDILTGKDLVLTANDKLLKKSLEVIKKELHNSSFNVEMLVDLLDVSRVKCYRLFKERLKQSPSDVIMSLRLQKAEALLKTKKLNISEISFECGYNDPKYFGKAFKKYFGKSPKEFKDQFS from the coding sequence ATGACAAGAGTAGTATTATTCTTTTTTTTTATAACATTACAAACTTTTAGTCAACAAATTAAATTTGATAATTTTTCGATATACGAGGGGTTATCTAATAATTCTGTAAAAGATATCGAAAATGATATTAATGGAGGTTTATGGATTGCAACTTGGGATGGCTTAAATTATTTTGATGGTTATACATTTACTTCCTTTAAACATGACATTAACAACAATCATTCGATTGCTGGTAATTACATCAGCAAAGTTAAACAAGATATAAAAGGTACAATTTGGATTATTACAGAAGATACTAAAATAAGCAGGTATTTAGGTAATAAAAAGTTTAAAAATTACACTTTTAAGAACAAACCAATTGATATCTCTGTTACAAAAGATGGTAATATTTTAGTTCACACTAAAAATAACTGTTACGAATTTGTTGCTGGTCAATTTCAAGAAACCAATAGGATAATCTCAAAAACAAACAACAACGCTTTAAACAATATTCTTTTAACAAAATACCCAAACATTATTATTAACGATGTTTTAAAAGATAAAACAGGTAATATTTGGTATGCCACACGTAAAAATGGTTTATTCATCATTAAAAATATATTAGACAAAGCCAATAAATATCATATAGAAAATTACACAAAAGACCCTTATTCTAAAGAAAGTTTTAAAAGTAATGAAGTAGAAACTTTACACGAAGATTATTTTGGAAACATTTGGCTTGGCTTAAAAGATGGTGGAATTAGTATGGCTTACTCCAATTCTGATAAGATAGCATCTATTGTACCTCACCCAATAAATTCTCCAAACATTCCTAATGAAACTTTACGTGCAATAACCAAAGATTTAGAAGGTAAACTGTGGTTAGGTTATTACACAAAAGGACTTTATAATTACAATTCTACTTCTAAAAATTACAAAGAATTTATAATTAAAGAAGCTACCAATGAACCAGATTGGAAACGTATAAGGTCTTTGTTTACTGCTTCTGATGGGACTATTTGGGCAGGAACTTATGCTGGAATAATCAGAATAAAAAAAAATGGAGATTATAACTTATATAATTCTAAGAATAATATAAACATACCTAACAATAGAAATTATTCTATTTATGAAGATAATAATAAACAATTATGGGTTGCTTGTTGGGGTGGGGTTGCTAAATTTAATTTAATCACAAATAATTTTGAGTCTTTTATTGGTCAAGATTTAATTCGTAAATATCATATTAGAAATTTAAAATTTATAGATAACGAGCTTATTCTTGCTACAGAAAATAATGGGCTGCAATTATTAGATATTAGTAAAGGAAAATTAAAAACAATAGAGACCCAAAATAATCTTTCTCATTATCATAAAGAGCAAAAAAGCAACTTAAAATCTAATAATAAAGGTTTAAAATTAATTGATATTAAAAATGGCGAATTACAATCTATAAATACTAATAAAGGCCTTTTAAGTAATAGTATTTACGCTGTTTATAAAGATGAAAAAACAAATTATTATTGGATTGCATCGCTTGGTGGATTAAGTGTTTTTAGTAAAGAAAAAGGTATTATTAAGAATATTACAGAAAAAGAAGGTTTACCTAGCCAATTAATTTACGGTGTTTTAGATCATAAAGAGCAAGTTTGGTTAAGTACCACAAAAGGAATTGTTGTGATTGATAAAAAAAGTTTTGAAGTAAAAACTTTTCATCCAAAAGGAGGTTGGCAGGTTTCTGAATTTTCTGAAGGCGCTTATTATCAGGATGCTAAAGGTGATTTGTTTTTTGGCGGAATTAATGGTTTAAATTATTTTAATCCTAGCAATATTCAGTTTAACAATACTAAAGCAAAAATTAAATTACTGGTTGATGATAATGAAAACTACTCTCCAAAGATTATAAAAAGTCATAATAAAAATCAAATTAGTATTGATTTAATTCCGATTAGATTCCCCAAAAAAACAGAAAAAAATATCTATTATAAATTAGAAGGCTTAGATAGTATTTGGACTTTATTAGATATCAATAACAAGATAAATTATCAAAATTTAACTTCTGGAAATTATAATTTTTTACTTAAAGAAGGAAAAGAAAACGATGAAGAATTATTTTTCTCCTTACAAATAAAAAAAGCTTTCTATAAAACAAACTTATTTTATGTGCTCTTATCAGTATTTATATTAATTACAGCAATAATACTTATCTATCTTAAGAATTTAAGAACAAAATCACTTCAAAAAGACCTAGAAAAAAAGATCTTAATTCGTACAAATGTCATCGAAAATCAAAAAAAAGATTTAGAGGTTATTAACAATCAATTGGATGAAAAAAATAAAGAAATTTTACGTCAAAAAGAGACACTTTTAAAATTACATAACAATCTTAAAAATGAAGATTTTGAAGTCGAAAAATTTAAAACATTTGTTTTATCAGAGTTTCAAGAACCAGTTTCTAAAATTTTAAAAACTGCAAATTGTTTGTCAGAAAATTCTCATGATAAAAAAACTATTTTAGAAGAGACTAACAAAATGGTAAACCTAATTTCTGAATGGAATTATCTAAGCCACGTAAAAGAAATTGGAGCTATTAAGACTTCTGTAATTAATTTGTTTCCGGTTTTAAAAAACAGTATTAATAAGTTAGAAGAATCTTTACAAAACAATAAAGTAGATTTTAATTTTAATATAGACACCTCTATTAATTGGGTAGAAATAGATGTTTTACGTTTTCGTTTAATGCTACAATATTTTTTTAATGACATTAATAAATACTCAGATAATAGCAGTAAGTTAAACTTAAAAATCAATTATAAGAATTCTTTTGTAGTTGTAGAAATTTCTTCCAATAGTGATCTTTTAAAAAATAATTGGTACAGTGTTTTACATTACAGCCCTTATTTTAAAGCATTACAAACTCTTTTGGTTGATTTAAAAGGAAAACTTATCAATTATAATTTAGACAAAGAATTTAAGATAGCATTACAAATACCAATTACCAAAATAAACCCGAAGGATAAGTCTATAGAAACCATTTCTTGGAAACATTTTAATCAACAAGAAAATTTATCTGCAGACAAAAAAAATGTATTAATTTTTAGTGATGAAGAAAATTTTGCGGCTGCAAATCAAATTTTAGAACATAATAATTATAATTTAATCTTTGAAAACTCTGCAAATAACTTAAACTCGATTACCAAACAAATTCAGATACATATTGTTGTAATCTATCAAGTTTCTTTCTCTAAAGATCTTTTATATTTTATTAATAATTCTGATGTAACAAAAAATAAGAAAATTGCTATAATTTATATATCAGAAGAGATTAATTACGAACTAAGAGAACAATCGATTGAGTTTGGTGTAGACACTCTTATTCAGCTTCCTGTAAGTGAATCTTTTATTCTAAAAAAAATAGACTCTTTAATAAATAGAAAAAATATTTCTATTGAAGAAAATAAATTTCAAGAAAAAATATTCGATATTTTAACAGGTAAAGATCTTGTTTTAACGGCTAATGATAAATTATTAAAAAAGAGTTTAGAGGTTATAAAGAAAGAATTACATAACTCTTCTTTTAATGTAGAAATGTTGGTAGATTTATTAGATGTTTCTAGGGTAAAGTGTTATCGATTATTTAAAGAAAGGTTAAAACAATCTCCTTCAGATGTAATTATGTCTCTTAGATTACAAAAAGCAGAAGCTTTGTTAAAAACTAAGAAATTAAACATCTCTGAAATAAGTTTTGAGTGCGGTTATAACGATCCAAAGTATTTTGGAAAAGCATTTAAAAAGTATTTTGGTAAAAGTCCTAAAGAATTTAAAGATCAATTTAGCTAA
- a CDS encoding RagB/SusD family nutrient uptake outer membrane protein: MKNIIKNTVFAISILLMSSCSDLKEEVLDESLTGAGQAEAISGAIAPAYGQIAWTWRHTNYYGLQLIPSDEAILPYRGGTDWYDGGKFLAAHSHSITSTNDLVKSAWTELTINISRTLTAIEVLTPMAEEGNTEAESALYEMKALRAYLNMLTLDSWGLAFKKESSSENSEILRGQDAIDYIESELLSVVDVINTDKGSGRMTQSAVWGFLARLNLNAAVYRDPYGTPNFTTEDMDKVVEYTDNIINSGKFSLSPEYFELFNDSNSDNAELIFALDQRGVLKNEHSRWAYWSLPGSMFPRPEFTSADGTDGPAITSDFYQTWVDAYGSVDPADADPRFLQKNTQEVAYGIDDLTGLSPLNDEDNYYCVEAEDFEIDRGILRGVTWAARKDENGAFYTCDDGYRIYPVKQIKGNGVDKNVDYVDLTLQVDFTNEGRAHHAGYRVSKYQFSHTSNNGNNYSSVDLVLMRYAEIYMMRAEAKLRKGDAAAALADVNIVKTSRTAREPIPSALSSIDLDVLYRELGFEFYWEGLRRTNQIRFSHYEDSWTEKTDTDVNNRLFPIPQVAIDGASNTPGYLEQNKGY; the protein is encoded by the coding sequence ATGAAAAACATAATAAAAAACACAGTATTTGCAATTAGCATTCTATTAATGTCTAGCTGTAGTGATTTAAAAGAAGAAGTTTTAGATGAATCTTTAACAGGTGCTGGACAAGCAGAAGCAATTAGTGGAGCAATTGCACCTGCGTACGGACAGATTGCTTGGACTTGGAGACACACAAACTATTACGGTTTACAATTAATACCAAGTGATGAGGCAATTTTACCTTACAGAGGAGGAACAGACTGGTATGATGGTGGTAAATTTTTAGCAGCTCATTCTCATTCTATAACTTCTACAAATGATTTGGTAAAAAGTGCTTGGACAGAACTTACAATAAATATTTCTAGAACATTAACAGCTATAGAAGTTCTTACACCAATGGCTGAAGAAGGAAATACAGAAGCAGAAAGTGCACTTTACGAAATGAAAGCGCTTAGAGCTTATTTAAATATGTTAACTTTAGATAGTTGGGGACTTGCATTTAAAAAAGAATCTTCTAGTGAAAATTCAGAAATTCTTAGAGGACAAGATGCAATAGATTATATAGAAAGCGAATTGTTATCTGTTGTTGATGTGATAAATACTGATAAAGGTTCTGGTAGAATGACACAATCTGCCGTTTGGGGATTTTTAGCAAGATTAAATCTAAATGCTGCTGTATATAGAGATCCTTACGGAACTCCTAATTTTACAACTGAAGACATGGATAAAGTGGTAGAATATACAGATAACATTATCAATTCTGGTAAATTTTCTTTATCTCCAGAATATTTCGAATTATTTAATGATAGTAATAGTGATAATGCAGAATTAATTTTTGCTTTAGATCAACGTGGCGTTTTAAAGAATGAACACAGTCGTTGGGCTTATTGGTCTTTACCCGGTTCTATGTTTCCTAGACCAGAATTTACAAGTGCAGATGGTACAGATGGACCTGCAATTACATCAGATTTTTATCAAACTTGGGTAGATGCTTATGGTAGTGTAGATCCTGCTGATGCAGATCCTAGATTTCTTCAAAAAAACACCCAAGAAGTTGCTTATGGTATAGATGATCTTACAGGTCTTTCTCCTTTAAATGATGAGGATAATTACTATTGTGTAGAAGCAGAAGATTTTGAAATAGACAGAGGTATTTTACGAGGCGTAACTTGGGCAGCCAGAAAAGATGAAAATGGTGCATTTTACACTTGTGATGATGGCTACAGAATTTATCCTGTAAAACAAATTAAAGGAAATGGTGTAGATAAAAACGTAGATTATGTAGACCTTACTTTACAAGTAGATTTTACAAATGAAGGTAGAGCACATCATGCTGGTTATCGAGTTTCTAAGTATCAATTTAGTCACACTTCTAATAACGGAAATAATTACAGTAGTGTAGATTTAGTATTAATGCGTTATGCAGAAATTTACATGATGCGTGCAGAAGCAAAATTGAGAAAAGGAGACGCAGCAGCAGCTTTAGCAGATGTAAATATTGTTAAAACTTCAAGAACTGCTCGTGAGCCAATTCCTAGTGCACTTTCATCAATAGATTTAGATGTTTTATACAGAGAGCTTGGTTTCGAATTTTATTGGGAAGGTTTAAGGAGAACAAATCAAATCCGTTTTAGTCATTATGAAGATTCGTGGACAGAAAAAACAGATACAGATGTAAATAATAGGTTATTTCCTATTCCGCAAGTAGCTATAGATGGAGCTTCTAACACGCCAGGGTATTTAGAACAAAATAAAGGATATTAG
- a CDS encoding BlaI/MecI/CopY family transcriptional regulator: protein MQLSKTEEQLMQYLWKRKKAFLKELLEDFPEPKPATTTVATLLKRIADKGFIDYKLFGKSREYFPLIKKTDYFSKHVNGLIKNFFNDSASQFASFFTKETNLSTEELEDLKKIIDGQIKKQQQ, encoded by the coding sequence ATGCAATTATCTAAAACAGAAGAACAATTAATGCAATATTTATGGAAACGTAAAAAAGCATTTTTAAAAGAATTGTTAGAAGATTTTCCAGAACCAAAACCAGCAACAACAACCGTTGCTACTTTGTTAAAAAGAATTGCAGACAAAGGTTTTATAGATTATAAGTTATTCGGAAAATCGAGAGAATACTTCCCGTTAATAAAAAAAACAGATTATTTTTCTAAACATGTTAACGGATTAATTAAAAATTTCTTCAACGATTCTGCCAGTCAGTTTGCTTCTTTTTTCACAAAAGAAACCAATCTTTCTACAGAAGAATTAGAAGATTTAAAAAAGATAATTGATGGTCAAATTAAAAAACAGCAACAATGA